ctacagtaaaaaaatattctaGTTTTGCAGACATTCACAAAAAGACCAGACACTAGTCAGGTGGATATAATTACACAGAAATTTGAGAGGCCACACAGCATAGAGCACTGGATTTACAATAATCATTTCAGTTTTAAGAAGTGATTTCTTAGCATTTCAACATTAcatcaactactgatgaacaTGCATTACtttgatttaattatttgcttttcattaaactcacaaaTCTCCTGCAGTTCCTTTACGAACCCCCGTTCGGGAAACCTTgacataatgtaatgtttaatgcacttcatttagtcaaaaacaacaaatggaatatactttctttttctttgcatttttaaattgatatggtacaagattatcatttttaaatcaacatgATAAACAAGTTATGTTACTACCACaacttttgtcatgtaatttggaatcaataactcattacagtttgtaagtaatctacccaactctgtttataatattttaatatcttcAGACGATTTGGTGGATTTGATCTGAGTGATAATATAGCCAATATATACACcagtataaacaaataaatagctgGGATTTGCTATATAGCATATATTGCTTCGTGAGTGTATTGTAGGCTCTGCATTTAGATAAAGTTGGATATACTTCCTGTATATATCCAACTGCACATATATACAGTGCCTGTACTATATGTGAACAAGGTGGAGCTACTACTAGGTTAcatccatctttaaatatatcaccagacaataatatatatataggtcacTCATAAACAATTAAACTAAAGATTTAATTGAAAGTAATGGCATGATACTACTTATAGATAAAACATTGTATGTAGTAGCCTATCTAATATATTTAGTACCCTAGTGTACATGTCAAAGGCAACTGTGGCAAGGCAAGAAAAACTTGATTTTGGAtaatggcagaaaaaaaaacattagagaaACCAGGCCAGGGAACATCAAGAGATCATTTCTCATGTGGTTATATAGTCTCAATACAAGTCAATAATTAAATAGATATTACACTACATTGACTTATCTGTAAGATTAAGTTGTGGGAGCCTTCTAGGATTGAACTGTACTGGCTTTGCGTGATACAGAAAGATTTGTTGCTCTTCCATCTCCATCATGtgcatattatatttatttttgaaataccatttgtacaaaaataaaaatattatttaacacaaACCCGTTTAAAGACAAAAGAAgctcataaataaatatatgatacaGAAAAATTAGCTGCTCTTCCATCTCCATCATGtgcatattatatttatttctgaaatgccatttgtacaaaaataaaaatattctttaaCACAAACCCGTTTAAAGACAAAAGAAGCtcattaataaatatagtttacAACATTTCTCAAACATTCTGTGCTGTAAATGatacaataatacataaataatgagAAAACATCTCTAAAAATGTTGGTCCACTTCTGAACTGCTTCAGTATGAGTGTGGTACATCCATTCTCTGTTTGAGTGTAAGATACTACAAAAGAAGCAGAGCAGATTTATAGATTTATAAATTTTATAGActaaaacacacatatacatacaaataaacattttctcaCTTTCTTTCTGCTGCTTATGGCTTGCTGGATCCACAGCAGCTCCATGGCTAAAGTGCTCCGCTGCTTCAGAGAGTCGAGAGTGTGTGCGGTGTCTTTAAAAACTGAATGCCAATTTGTTcctaccaaaacaaaacacaaacacataagtGTCTCAAATAAGTCCTGTCTGTTTTTTAAAACCTCTGTATCCTTTTTAGAGAGGTTTTCTCTCTGAAAGTACCTGTCTGAAATAAGCTGCTGTGGTTGACATCTGAATTCACAGTACTGTAACGTGTAGTAAAATCATCCATCAGGTTTTGTATGACCACATTCTCTCTTCTCTTGTCCACAATACCATCCACCGTTGTGACTGAATCTCTGCTGGCTGTTGCAGCAGCTTCGTCTCTCTCCGGTACCTGGATTTCAGACTGTGGGAGAGATTTTTCACTGCCCTCATTCACTGTTTTCTGTTCCCTCTCTGAATTATCCAGACGGTCATGGGACTGAAACCTGGAGCAGTCATACTGCAACAATTGGTTTTCCTATGGATTACATTATTCACATTTATCATTATGCAACATGAAGACAAAACATTATATGAAAATCTTAAAAGTGACAATGAAACTTTAAAGCATACTTTCTATGAGTAACAAATAAACAGCTTATAAATAACagtagaaagaaagagaaatgggCAACGACAGAGAGGCTCACAGTGTCAGTGAAGTGAGGTTTGGGAATTATGTTTCCTGTCCACTGCAGGTGATCCAATCCTCCATCAATCTCTCGGACGATCTCTTCAAACTGAGTCCGAATCAAACTCAGTCCTTTCCTCATCACATAACCTCGACACTGAGCCTGTAGTGCCCATAACTATAATAATTAGCGTTACTTTCCTGACACTGCGACTAAACTAAACGTTTTAAGAACTTCATTctgttgataaaaacatcagactGGCTGTAAGACTAAAAACCAAATTTTATAGTAATTTAtcaaatatacacacaaaatcaactcaataaaaaaataaaagatatataaacacttggaaataatgaacttagCGACTGTAAACAAACAGATAACGTTACTCATCCGACACAGGGCAAAATAAGTTACTTGTAAATTACtgacaaaaaaacacacatgcacactaacTTTAGAAACGGAATCTCtaatgataatattaagaaaCAAAACCTGCAACCGAGTTAATGCCTGAATCCATTTCTGTTCTTTCATAGCTCCGCTTTCTGTTTGCACCAGGTTTCTTTAAACAGCTGATTGTCTATTTCTTCTCCTGTAGACAGATCGAGGAACAGAATCGCCTGCAGCTCCGTACCGCCACCTGCTGTTTGgaagagattttaataataagGTTTCTTCCGTAGCACTCCCCAAAATAAGCTATTTtagtttgatctttttttttaaagcataatttGGTGAAAATTGAtgtcagaaaataaaacaaaaatcaatacTTTGGTTTGAGGGTATTGTTTCATTTTCTTAGGTTGCTTCTAAACTTGTAATATGGAAACTGACAAATCATTACGAAATATTTCAGATGTTTCCTTTATCCAACCAAAATgctttaaataaaactaatatcATCTTTTTAGTCTTTTGCAATATcctttattatcattaattttttttgttttataaatatatatacatatttatatatatatgtgtgtgtgtgttatggtgGCTATttataacatttgtttttaacacattttatagcttctgtgatttttatttaacaaGCTGCTTACCTATAACTCAATGACCCATAACCTCAATAAAAGTCCAAAGTCAGTGATTGAATTGTTGCATTGTTTTATTACTTAAAGCACACAAATAGAAAATAGCTTATATGCATTGTTAAACGAAACCAGAATATGGACAAAAAGCAAAGCacacaaatattttcttttcgAAATTTTGAAATTCACAGAAAGAATACAAAcgtcatttatttttacatgattCTTTCAATGCTTTAGAGTCAGGCAGTGAGGGAAGAGAAAATAGCCTGTACATGCTGATGCAGGATCAGATCCTGACATGAAACAATCTGATATCGATTTAAACAGACCTCCCTCAAGGAAACAGTATTGAGTCTCTATTGAAATAGTTGGAGATAGCAGGCGTAGAAGAGGTCGGCTGTAAAGTGATATTACTGCATCATGAAATATAATAGTCAAACTGGTGTAGATCATTAGCTTTTCCTTAAACCTGTCCATATGTTGTGCTGATGGATTATCACTGAAACTGGTGTAAAATGGGAAGACTCTCTTGGGACGTTAGTGAGATTGTACAATGTATTATGGACTATGTCAgttttttgcagtagttttgtcCTACATCCACTGTAGCTTGTCAGAACCTCCTGACCTGTATTAGATGTTACGGTACTCTGTTATTTTGTGCTTTGGAGTACAGACTGCTGATCTACAAGGTTCAAAAACTATTTTGTGCTCCAAGAAATGAACAAATTCCACTGGTCAACTCATCTATAATTCTAGAATTACCCAAATAGTACTGGATGTCAACTTTTTAGAATCTGAAATTTGAAATGCCTGACTCCATTAtgtttttactttagtttatGCAAAGAtaacatacacatactgtacatttccaTCAGTGCCATCAAGAATAACAAATAACTTCTATCATAATTGTTCCTAAATCAACATTAAAACTCTAGTTTACAAACAAGGTGTATGAGGTTTAtacaatgtatatattttaatgtacaaaCATCTACAAGATCCAGAGATACAAAGATCCAGTTCCACATTTGGAGAGTCCCATGAAAACTATATGGTAAAACAATCAATGTAATCTAAACAGTGAGAAGAGGCACTAAGATCACTGATCTAAAAACAGTCCTGAGTGAGTTTATAGCTACTCCGCAGCCATTTACGACATAATTTCTGAGAACACTGATGAACTACAAAATGAAGATCAATCGTGTATGTGCTGATTGACTGATAACGTAAATGTTCATCTTCTCATTCACTTTTGACATTGTTGATCTAATAATTCTGGATCtaaattttttatgaaaaaactgAGTCAAACTTTACCAGTAATGAATGAAATCAACTCATGCCATCTCTAAATTATGGACAATTATTATTTATCCAAATAAAccacttaaaggcatagttcacccacaaattaagatatttttggtgaaatccgagagctctctgaccctccatagacagcaagggaactaccacGCTCAAGAGCCAGAAAGCTGGTAAGGAAATCACTAAAATGGTCCACAGGACATCAATTTCCACAGTTCCTCAGACCAGAGTTCAACCTCAATTTTATGAAGCTGAATACAGCACCACAAGTATGCATCATGGTACTCTTGTGAATAGCGGTGGAGACTGAGctgaagaaattgttgaatacatgttttatttattttttctttgcacTCAAAAGTTTTCTCGTAGCTTCACAAAATTAATGTTTAACCACTGATGCCCCATGGACTatttttctgggccttgacatctttctgggccttgaggatggtagttcccttgctgtctacGCAGGgtaagaaagctctcagatttcatcaaaatatcttaatatgtgttatgaagatgaaaaaaggtcttatgtgtttggaacgacatgagggtgagtaattaatgacagaattttcatttttgggtgaactatccctttaaacacggCATATGCACGGCTAATTAGCATATGACGTCATCTAGTGGCATTTAGCAACTTTTCAGGCAgggtttagctactttccattgaaagaagttggcaacactggtcCGAATGTCGTGTGCAGTGGAAAGGGGTTTCAGAGAGTGTTCGCGAGtgaaaatatctgtgctaaacttagcctccaactaacacactggcgagtaaaatcagataattgattagccattggctaatattagacatcatttagtagccagaaggaagatttactcgcaatgtaaagggttgacttactagccacagagctaacttctgaaaaagtacttgaagactggaaataaaatgcatcccccggacagcagttattagacatGCGACtgataatactgtttgttagtttgcttattatgccgttaaaaacaataagataaacacaagctctccatataatctaaaatgttgcagaatgctggaggagaaTGAACTTAACGGGGTTTAACAGAGACGTAACAGTATGCGGAAACTTGTGCTcgataacaaattcaactcttcacgcgatcttgtatatcatgagcgcgtgctataaatcgtactgtaaataaccaacaaatatatcactccgccggcggcactaacttcagctgcaaacactgtactgggaacAACGCCGCCGTTTCGATCCCGGTTTACACCGCGtttctccacggagctgcttcggatgatattacactttattgcgtgttgtacacacaccagggatgaaaattaactttatgtccaccggccgggtgaaaccgtatgctatt
Above is a genomic segment from Carassius carassius chromosome 30, fCarCar2.1, whole genome shotgun sequence containing:
- the LOC132110566 gene encoding IQ domain-containing protein C-like; protein product: MKEQKWIQALTRLQAQCRGYVMRKGLSLIRTQFEEIVREIDGGLDHLQWTGNIIPKPHFTDTENQLLQYDCSRFQSHDRLDNSEREQKTVNEGSEKSLPQSEIQVPERDEAAATASRDSVTTVDGIVDKRRENVVIQNLMDDFTTRYSTVNSDVNHSSLFQTGTNWHSVFKDTAHTLDSLKQRSTLAMELLWIQQAISSRKKYLTLKQRMDVPHSY